From Variimorphobacter saccharofermentans, one genomic window encodes:
- the spoIIIAC gene encoding stage III sporulation protein AC, translated as MDIYFILRIAVVGILVSILNQILKQSGRDELAFLTSLAGLVLVLLWLLPHITDLFVTIQQLFNII; from the coding sequence ATGGATATCTATTTTATATTGAGAATTGCAGTCGTTGGAATCTTGGTTTCCATATTAAATCAAATACTCAAGCAATCGGGGAGGGATGAGCTTGCATTTCTGACAAGCTTGGCTGGCCTTGTACTGGTTTTGTTATGGCTCTTACCCCATATCACCGATTTGTTTGTAACGATTCAGCAGTTGTTTAATATTATATAG
- a CDS encoding stage III sporulation AC/AD family protein, giving the protein MVQIAVIGIIAITLAIIFKKGKEEYSLYISIAACFFILLWGISKLEVILDAINQLQGYIHINKAYVGILTKIIGITYVTEISSSLCKDSGYQAIAEQIELVGKLTILAISMPIMLALLETINSLLTVQ; this is encoded by the coding sequence ATGGTACAAATTGCTGTAATTGGCATAATAGCTATTACACTGGCTATTATTTTTAAAAAAGGGAAAGAAGAGTATTCATTATATATCAGCATTGCCGCTTGCTTCTTTATACTCTTGTGGGGAATAAGTAAGCTTGAAGTGATTCTGGATGCAATCAATCAGTTACAGGGATACATACACATCAATAAGGCATATGTAGGGATTCTGACTAAAATAATCGGAATCACCTATGTTACGGAAATATCCTCCTCGTTATGCAAGGATTCCGGCTATCAGGCTATAGCGGAACAGATTGAATTAGTTGGAAAGCTGACAATTCTGGCAATCAGTATGCCAATCATGTTAGCATTGTTGGAAACGATTAATAGTCTACTAACAGTACAATAA